Proteins from one Gimesia maris genomic window:
- a CDS encoding TetR/AcrR family transcriptional regulator: MNQTSGNKTRLTDRKRAAIMEAAVSEWKHQGYDNTSMDRIAEVASVSKRTVYNHFPSKEELFAAIVAELMSRCQIMKEFDFDPKKSISSQLTAIGKTAVELMTSTEFQDLARVTLSRFLQSPEIASEMLIETTQVEAELAVWFKTTHEAGQLRVPDPTLAAKQFLGLIQSFAFWPPLIGKEPPLTTPQKKAVVKSTVSMFLDHYKPSNL; this comes from the coding sequence ATGAATCAAACCTCCGGAAACAAAACAAGACTGACAGACCGGAAGCGCGCTGCGATTATGGAAGCTGCTGTTTCAGAGTGGAAGCACCAGGGTTACGACAACACCAGTATGGACCGAATCGCAGAAGTCGCATCTGTTTCCAAAAGAACGGTTTACAATCATTTTCCCAGCAAGGAAGAACTGTTTGCCGCGATTGTCGCTGAACTCATGTCTCGCTGCCAGATCATGAAAGAATTCGACTTTGATCCGAAAAAATCGATTTCCAGTCAACTGACAGCGATTGGCAAAACCGCTGTGGAACTGATGACTTCCACAGAATTTCAGGATCTGGCACGCGTCACACTTTCCCGATTTTTGCAGTCGCCCGAAATCGCGAGCGAAATGTTGATTGAGACCACACAGGTCGAAGCAGAATTAGCAGTCTGGTTTAAGACCACTCACGAAGCCGGACAGTTACGAGTGCCCGACCCGACTCTGGCAGCGAAGCAGTTTCTTGGCCTGATCCAGTCCTTTGCTTTCTGGCCGCCGCTCATTGGAAAAGAACCCCCGCTCACCACACCGCAAAAGAAGGCTGTCGTGAAATCCACGGTGAGCATGTTCCTGGATCACTACAAACCTTCCAACTTGTAA
- a CDS encoding dienelactone hydrolase family protein → MQRSGFLLSAILVFIPGGMLLYSNSSVWAEDKQAAQSVSESAATSWPERRKEIERKWLDLLGDFPTEVPELRPEMKQVAREEGITRYHVSFQTEPDDRVTAWLLVPDAARKRPTPAIICIHSTTFGAGKDSTIGLAGRRPQDPPRDPKIGVASGLELARHGFVTLNIDLLTDGERIKPGERVMDTRGFYLKHPEWSIVGKNTWDIMRSVDFLQTLDFVDGKQIGAIGWSLGGHTALFAAAFEPRITATISNGGVLDWHRHVAAWSRKPSSWQPWKEGDPPSKSEELKRRFGFYPNSGPYIYIKKFRPYIEDQSKPIPVDFDSLMMMVAPRPLLIISSEQEFYRHKIFPKCLKAFEVYLNWQDVEGLPSALKARQERLGYDQTLEYYETQHRIAPERIPGMLSQLGAADCFSWFSFPGGHSYPGVARRYTFAWYDRWLGRTLE, encoded by the coding sequence ATGCAGCGTTCTGGTTTCCTGTTGTCTGCGATCCTGGTTTTTATCCCTGGTGGGATGTTGCTGTATTCCAACTCGAGTGTTTGGGCAGAGGATAAACAAGCGGCTCAATCTGTTTCAGAGTCAGCAGCGACATCATGGCCCGAGCGCAGAAAAGAGATCGAACGTAAATGGCTCGATCTGCTGGGGGACTTTCCAACAGAGGTTCCCGAGCTTCGACCTGAAATGAAACAGGTTGCGCGGGAAGAGGGAATCACGCGTTATCATGTGAGTTTTCAAACGGAGCCCGATGATCGTGTGACGGCCTGGCTGTTAGTTCCGGATGCAGCACGAAAGCGTCCCACACCTGCGATTATCTGTATTCACAGCACCACATTCGGGGCTGGGAAAGACAGCACCATAGGACTGGCAGGCCGGCGGCCCCAGGATCCGCCCCGTGATCCCAAAATTGGTGTGGCTTCAGGGCTGGAGTTGGCACGACACGGTTTTGTCACGTTGAATATTGACCTGCTGACAGACGGCGAGCGAATTAAACCGGGCGAACGGGTGATGGATACCCGGGGGTTTTACCTGAAACATCCTGAATGGTCGATTGTCGGCAAAAATACGTGGGACATCATGCGCAGCGTCGACTTTCTCCAGACGCTTGATTTTGTCGATGGCAAACAGATCGGAGCGATCGGCTGGTCCCTGGGGGGACATACGGCACTGTTCGCAGCAGCATTCGAGCCCCGGATCACAGCCACCATCAGTAATGGTGGCGTGCTGGACTGGCATCGACATGTTGCTGCCTGGTCCCGAAAACCATCCAGCTGGCAGCCCTGGAAGGAAGGGGACCCTCCCTCGAAAAGTGAAGAATTAAAACGACGTTTTGGATTTTATCCCAATAGCGGCCCTTATATTTATATCAAAAAATTTCGTCCGTATATCGAGGATCAGTCGAAGCCGATTCCGGTCGATTTCGACAGTTTGATGATGATGGTAGCGCCGCGGCCCTTACTGATTATCTCCAGCGAACAGGAATTCTATCGCCATAAAATCTTTCCGAAGTGCCTGAAAGCGTTTGAGGTATATCTGAACTGGCAGGATGTGGAAGGGCTTCCCAGCGCCCTCAAAGCCCGGCAGGAGCGCCTCGGCTATGACCAGACTCTGGAGTATTATGAGACGCAGCACCGAATTGCCCCCGAACGCATCCCCGGGATGCTGAGCCAACTGGGTGCCGCCGATTGTTTCAGCTGGTTCTCTTTTCCAGGCGGACACAGTTATCCAGGCGTCGCCCGACGGTATACCTTCGCCTGGTATGACCGCTGGCTGGGACGAACTTTAGAGTAA
- a CDS encoding putative metallopeptidase: MSTKQPFNFSHAMYHLCRDIARRLPEFHHVDMDRIAVAFAQARRNVPYGMQAKLTPLRFENGDLQTTRYGRKWTVQRIYQDQQEMLYILTFYLPRFLNHSLEEKLITVVHELYHISPAFDGDIRRLEGHYHVHSHSQKEYDAHMAVLVKQYLKLNPPPELYAFLKCRFSTLQKKHGGVVGLQIPIPKLIPVDDARIA, translated from the coding sequence ATGTCAACGAAGCAGCCCTTTAATTTCAGTCACGCCATGTATCATCTGTGCCGTGACATAGCGCGTCGATTACCTGAGTTTCATCACGTCGACATGGATCGAATCGCGGTCGCTTTTGCGCAGGCCCGTCGTAATGTGCCTTACGGCATGCAGGCCAAGCTCACGCCACTGCGTTTCGAGAATGGTGATCTGCAAACCACCCGCTACGGCCGTAAATGGACGGTGCAGCGGATCTACCAGGATCAGCAGGAAATGTTATACATTCTGACATTTTACCTGCCTCGCTTTCTGAATCATTCCCTGGAAGAAAAGCTGATCACCGTGGTACACGAGCTGTATCACATCAGCCCGGCCTTCGACGGCGACATCCGCCGCCTGGAAGGCCACTACCACGTGCACTCTCACAGCCAGAAAGAATACGACGCCCACATGGCAGTGCTGGTGAAGCAGTATCTGAAACTGAACCCGCCACCCGAGCTGTATGCGTTTCTCAAATGCCGGTTCTCCACACTGCAGAAAAAACATGGCGGCGTCGTGGGTCTGCAGATCCCGATTCCGAAACTGATCCCCGTAGATGACGCGCGGATTGCGTAA